In the Arachis ipaensis cultivar K30076 chromosome B04, Araip1.1, whole genome shotgun sequence genome, TTTGCTCCAACTACTCTCatatcttttatatatataacaaggGCATTTTAGTATTTTCACATAAATGGGATTAAACGGATCCCCACGGGGCGGGTACTCTATCCCCGCCCTATATAATAAACGGGTCCCCGCTCCCCATCCCCGCGGGTTAAAAAACACCCCCATATCTGCCCCCGGTAGGTAAATCCCTGCGGATACCCGCTGCGCCGGGAGTTTTTGCCGTCCCTGAATAACACTTGGAAGGTTCGAATAGGGCCGTCAAAATGGGTCAAATCCATCGGGTCAGCTCGTTTACCCATTTAAATGAGCGGGCTTTACCTCTAAAATTAAGCCCGTTTAAATTTTGGACTAAACGGGCTAAGCCCGATTAACCCGAAAAAAATGACGAGTTAAACGGGCTAGCtcgtttattttttttacattttttaaaaaaaaagtagtaCTTTTAGTCGATATTTCTTTTGATCCGATCTGAAAATCTGACccatcaaataaaaatattttttataggttttttatctaaaagtaatattttttgtcaaaatattttttaaaaaataaaataaaagaataaacggATTAACCCGTTTAATCAATCGGGCTGACCATAAACGGTCTAAATTGAAAAATTATGGCCCACAAATAAAACGAACTTAAACGATCTATCCTATTTAACCCATAAATTTAATGGATCAGACCTAAATGGACTGGACTAACTCGTTTTCACAGTTGGAACCTACACCCGCATATATACACATTATCTGGGGCCAATGGATTCTTTACTATTTTGGATGCTAATgattatatatatacccttaaaTCAGGAATTGATatcatatttatttaattttagtttttcttttatacaAATTCTTttgtaaattaattatttttttaattatatatgatTNNNNNNNNNNNNNNNNNNNNNNNNNNNNNNNNNNNNNNNNNNNNNNNNNNNNNNNNNNNNNNNNNNNNNNNNNNNNNNNACGGATGAAACGGTTTAATCAACTATTAAACAGTTGAATTAATAACCCATTAATCCAATACACTCACGGGATTGATTATCGGTGCAGCTTTTATAACTAAGGATCAAACTCATACATTAGATAGTAGTTCATATTACATTAACAGTTGTAGACGCAACTGCAGAATCGTAGAACTGTCATAGGGTATGGACTTGGACGCCTTAAGAAGCTAACACGGCATATTCCCATAGCTTCCTTACCAACGTGCTTTAGCTTACAATCATGGAAACACCATTCTTGATTACAGCTTTTTCCTCCCATATAATAAATCTTTTCTTCACATCTATTCAATTGCTGCAACGATGAGCAATAATTATCCCCAACACCATCATCCTTCTTGCACGCTTCACTACTTGCCACCGTGACCATCACAAGAGCAACTATATATATGTGACAAGATTATTATTCATATGCTTCAAAATTTGGAACTTTAGTATTAGATGCTTGTTCATATTCATTGGTATAGCTAGCTAGATATATATTGTGGTTAGTGAACATATACATCACAACAAATATATACGAGAAAAAACTAAGTTAATGGGATGAACTCTTACATCTCTCTAGAGACAAAAAAATATGTTTGTTTTAGTGAAGCTTTTACTATTTCTGTTAATTCTTAACTTGTCCATGTAGTACCCTTTTGCTATAAGGATTAGGGTTGACAATCTCAACCACGACTCACCTTACTTTATCTTATATAGAACTCGCTCTAATAAAAATTTACACCCTAACTCGTTCCTATAATTTCTATCCACTCTTGTAACTTTTAAAATCTAgcagataaaataaaattttaaacttcATAAAATTATGAACACTATCTAAACATATATCAAATTAAAAACAAGGGTCATGTAATAtcaaacaatattaaaaaaagaaaaaaagaaaaaagtaatatCTAGTCACGGaacaaatttaacataataataaaaaagttgCGACATTATAACAAATTATATACACACATCCTAAAGTGAATAAACTAAAATTTAACCCATCTCACTCAAAAATCATCTTGATAAAAATTCACTCCAAACTGAATCGGATAGTTACCCACGAGGTGGGCCGAATACTGCAAATATGAGTTGTGCTACCATGCATAAGAAGGATCAGAGTTAACTTACTTGATGTAGTGAAGAGAAGGAGAACGGTGTATTGGGAGAAGTGGTTCACCATGCTTCCACACAAATTCAGGATCACTCTTTATGAAAATGTGGGTTCATGCAAGTGTGTAATTCCTTTtacatttatatataatatataagaaaagtataggtaaacaataaaaatactaaacaatgtgaataatagatatgTCGGATGTTCAATTTAATAGGTATGCAAATGATTATGTTCATTAATTTTAATTAGATGGTTATTCCTTTTGATTCGGTTTATTCATGCACAGTTAATAATGTgtgatgttcaattcattaggtatgcggatgattatCCCAATGTTAAGATTTAAAGAATAATTTGAGAAtagagtgttttttttttattttattaggtcaATTTTAGAATTCATTAtacaatggactatttgtacaatatgtacaatgggctattgagttataaaatgaacatctcccatactatctagaataaccatccgagtactagcgataataaacatcttcccaaaaatttaaactaattttggggttcaccaagactcaaactcttgacctttcggatctagcgctctaataccatgcatgataccactcatcccaaaagcttcaactgatggaaaaaggtaacattaatgattatatctctaatactctctaaacttccattgtacacattgtataaatattccattggaaCATAACCCTTTATCTTATATTAAAGTAACtattatttttagattttaaaaACTCATTAATTAGTTTATACAAGTATAATAACCCGTATCATGCatgtgataagattgaaattataatttgaagttgttttattaaaattaatctgaatgattaatattaataaaaaggtAACATGATGTACGTTGTTCATTTTTTCTTAATATGGCGTTAAGTGTATTAACTCAAATGTAATTATTAATCATTTTTGCTGATTTACTTTGTTCAATAAGCTAGACATATATACTCCAAGTTAAATGAAATAGGCGAGTAACACTTAAACCCACCAACAAATATTTGTATGTTATTTTACTGTAAAATAAGAACGTATCAAAGTCAGCTcaaaataaataagaataaattatTGGAGATTTATAAAgtacaaaattttttaataaacagcaaataatttaaaattactaaaaaaaactCAACATCTCCTTTGATGTCTGCAAAATATATACTTGAAACAACAATATCTCAATATTAGTATACAAAATTCTGTAATTAACTTAATTTTAGAATAGTTaatcaagaaaataaaataatatagatttttatgataattttaataTTCTCAAACAATaaatactacaagaaaaacgccGAGTGCTGCCGGATTTACCggtgaaaaaatgaaaaaaaacctGACGGTAATCAAGTTACCGTCAGTAAAAATCAGATGGTATAAACCTCGTAGGTAAGTGTGTACTGttggattttttttgtttgacGATAATTACCGTCGAAATTAGTGACGAAATTTAGTTGGCATAAAAATGGAATATGCTAAGCGTTACCGTCAGAATTTTTTTTTACGGTAATATTGGTGCCAAGACATCCGGCTCCTCGCCATATTATCGGCGGAATATGCCAACGGTAATACCGACAGAAAggtttataaaaaaatttcttaaaaatttgACTTGGCTGTTACCGTTGAAATATTTTGACGGTAATTCCGATAGAagcatcttttttatttttttagttatcttTTGCCATCAATCTTTAATGTACCCTGATAATTAACAATTAAAATAGTCTTTTAAACCTGAATCTCcaataagaaaatataaattacaaatacGGACAGATAGTAAGTGAAATATCTGAAATAATTTTAACTATATTACAACAGTATCTTAAAGAAATACATATCACAGAACTATGTTTATATTACCCCAAATtagattcatcatcttcttcctctttttcttctggTTCACCATCCTCCTCTTCCGAAGTAATTTTCTGATTATCATCAAacttgtcttcttcttctttgtcacCATCGACCCCGTCTTCTTCTTGAAAATCATCGTCCTCTGGTGGAAGTGCATCGACATCTAGTCCAAGGTCAATGATGTTATCATTCATAACAGGAGACCTAAGAGTGATTGGCTCACCGGTATCAACCACTGTTCTCAAAGGAGTTGGATCCTCAATCTGGTAAGGTTCCTGACCCTCTATCCTATCATCAGACTCGATGTGGTCTCTTGACTTAGTCTTAATCACCACCACCCAACTAGACTTGCATGAACCTAGATAAGACAAATGGTATACCTATTGTGCATTTTACGGTAGAATAAAAGGATTGTAGTTCCTATAATTCCTGGTTACATTAACTTCAGTGATATCGTACTCCTTGTGCTTATGTGTTCCTTGTCACGAACTTGGATTATACAATTCACATTTAAACATGCATACCTTGTACATAGTGGGACAGAAATACTGTAATTCAATTATATTGTGCAACACACCAAACTAATCAGAATGACTCCCGCTTGAATCTCCACAAACCCAAACTCCCGTGATATTTGTTTTCTTTCTAATCGACCATGGTAAGGTATGGAATCGATATCCATTAACAATGTACATTGGGTAGTTAGTTGCCTTATTTATTGGGCCCCAACTAAATGCAACTAATTTTGAATCTGTTGTGTTAGTTAGCTACGCGCTGACATATTTTCTGAACCAACGTAAAAAATTGTTTGATAAGGTCTCAAGATTTGCCTCTTGGAATAACCTATATGATAGAATAGAATAACAAAGTTTTAATTAGATTAAGAACTCATATGAGGTAGGTAAAATTTGGTCACAGTTAAGCAACACATGCAGATGTGCGGCGtcaattttcttcttctctaaccATTAGTCACTGCCCCCATCCATTGCAGCTCCTTTCGGCAAAAAGATTGGGTATGTTGTTCCATGTGACAAGGATTCTCCCCTCACATCGTTCCTTATAACTCTTGTTCTACGTGACTCAACATGAGATTGAAAATAGAATGAGTAAAATGCAAAAGTTTTCTTAGCTAGGAATGCTTCGAAGATGCTGCCTTCAATCCAAAATCTGTTCTTTACAGTATGCTTGAATGATCCAATCATCCTCTTAAATGGGTACATCCACCTAAATTAGATCGGACCACATAGTATTGCCTCGTACGATAGGCGGACTATTAAGTGTTCCATAACATCAAAGAAGGATAGAGAGAATATCCTCTCTAGCTTACAAAGTATGATGAGAATGTTTTTGTCAATGACTATGAGGTCATTAATACTAAGTTTGGTTGCACATAACTTCCTGAAAAACTCACTTATTTCTGTTAGGTATTTTCAGATGTTGGTTGGAAGTTCTTTGAATGTGACCAGAAGCAACGACTCCATCAAGACGTGATAATCATTACTCTTTAAACTATCAAGTCTATCCTGTGACA is a window encoding:
- the LOC107637709 gene encoding uncharacterized protein LOC107637709 yields the protein MVNHFSQYTVLLLFTTSIALVMVTVASSEACKKDDGVGDNYCSSLQQLNRCEEKIYYMGGKSCNQEWCFHDCKLKHVGKEAMGICRVSFLRRPSPYPMTVLRFCSCVYNC